Proteins encoded in a region of the Panicum hallii strain FIL2 chromosome 3, PHallii_v3.1, whole genome shotgun sequence genome:
- the LOC112885458 gene encoding prostatic spermine-binding protein-like, translating to MPWEGDFSSLEEGVDAPSTEEDSVAGGFLLGGSSEDDDDDDDEETEDSSSFSSDNSGDDGGSNDDSNDDTSNASVALPIKRRKVSEDDESLTDDEDLQILLHGDLDEGDEYSWDDDFFSSSEEDAKDTSTDDDSAAGGFLRGGSSTLEDDGDASDDAGHSSGDGGNNSSNGGSDSGRDDDTSASPHTSAASP from the exons ATGCCTTGGGAGGGGGACTTCTCCTCCTTGGAGGAAGGAGTCGATGCCccatcaaccgaggaggactcggtggcaggaggcttcctgcTTGGCGGGTCGTCGGAggacgatgacgatgatgacgaCGAAGAGACCGAAGACAGCAGCAGCTTCAGCAGCGACAACAGCGGAGACGATGGTGGCAGCAACGACGACAGCAACGATGACACCAGCAACGCCAGCGTGGCTCTTCCGATCAAGCGCCGCAAAGTCTCAG aggatgatgagtccctgaccgatgACGAGGACCTCCAGATCCTCCTTCATGGGGATCTGGACGAAGGTGACGAATATTCTTGGGATGACGACTTCTTCTCttcctcagaagaagatgccaaggacACTTCCACTGACGATgactcggcagcaggagggttcctgcgcgGTGGATCGTCGACTTTAGAAGATGACGGGGACGCCAGCGACGACGCCGGCCATAGCAGCGGTGATGGAGGCAACAACAGCAGCAACGGCGGCAGTGATAGTGGCCGCGATGATGACACCAGCGCGTCCCCCCATACAAGCGCCGCAAGtccttag